In Komagataeibacter sucrofermentans DSM 15973, the genomic window AGCCGGACATTACGTTCGACGCCGGAAAGCGGTTCCCGCGCCGGATATGATGGAGCCAAGCGCAAAAGGGGATCAAAGCTGCACATGGCCGTGGACACATTGGGGTATCTGCTGGCCCTGCATGTCACACCAGCCAGTCGGGACGATCGCGCCGAGGTCGGACGTCTTGCCGCCGCCATTCAGGATGCGACGGACGAGAGCGTTGAACTGGCCTATGTCGATCAGGGATATACCGGCAAGAAGCCTGCCAGGGCAGCACGGGCCCAGGGGATCGCCCTTGAGGTCGTCAGGTTGTCCGAAGCCAAACGCGGCTTTGTGCTGCTGCCGCGCCGATGGGTTGTCGAGCGATCTTTCGCATGGGCAACACGTTGTCGTAGGCTCGTCAAAGATTACGAGCGTTACGCTTCAACACTCGCAAGTCTCCATGTCATTGCGTTCGCGTGCTTCATGCTTAGAAATGCAGCTATGCTCGCCCAAGGTGCATAACACCCTCTAGTTTGCCACCGGCCAGCGTAACCCCGCCGCCATGGCTGCGGCCTTCACATCGCGCGTGCCAGCCGTGCGGGCGTCGAACGGGGCCGGATCGCCTGCGCGGGGTGCGGGGCCTGCGGCAGTGGTGCCACGCACAGCGCCCGATGCGCCCTGCTGCAGGCCGAACAGGTAAGCCCGGCTTTCACGCGCGGCGGCCATGATCGTATCCAGTCCCTGCGGGGCACCATCCTCGCCCAGTGTCACGGCGCTCAGGTCAACAAGGCGAACCACATCGGCAGGCTCCACGGCACCCATGCGGGCGGCAAGGGCACGGGCCTCGGCGCGTATGACGGCACGGTCCGCGCGGGTGCGGGCGGTGCTGACCTGTTCGGTGGCGCGGGCAAGATCGCCTTCAAGTGTTGCGCGGGCACTGACCGCCGCGTCGCGCTCGGCGCGCAGGGTTTCCATCTCGCGGTGCAGGGTTTCAAGGTCGGAGGTCTGGGGCACGCTGGCTCGGGTCATGTCGTTTCTCCGTTAATGGAATATGTCAGTTCGGGTCGGCTGCGTTCAGCCGCGCCCATTCGGCATGCGGGGCCGGGCCACTCGCGCGGGTGGCAAAGATGGCGCAGGCTGTCTGCCGTGACAGGAAGCCCCCCTGCACCGCAGCGCCAAGCCCCTGGGCCAGTTGCGCCAGTTCGGCTTCCGTATCGGCAAAATAGGGCGGCCATTGCAGCGCAAGCCCCGTTGCATCGAGCCTGGTGTAATCCTGCCCGCCAATCTGCACGCCACCTTCGAGCACGTGCGAAAACGCACACACCATGCGGTACAGCGCCAGCAGCCCGTATTCGCCATACGAAAGACGCATGCGGTCCACGAGCCATAAAAGCGGCTGATAGAGCATCTCCATCGCGCGGCCCGATGTGGGGGCGGCAAGACGGTCGGCCTGGGCGCGGTTGCCATGGATCTGTTCCATCACGCTGGCGCGCAGTTCACGGTAATGATCGCGCATGGCGCCCGCGGCATCACCGTTGATTTCGAGCAGCTTGGCATCGCCATCGAGCGGCAGGGTCAGGGCCGCTGAGGCGCCGCCGGTGCTCGCGGAGGTACCATCGGCATAAGGGTCTGGCCCCGCGCGGATGACCAGCCTGGGGTCAGCGCTGTATTTGAGCCCTCGCCCGGATTGCGAGAGCAGGTAATCGCACTCGATAACCGTATCGATGGCCGGGGCAAAGGTGCATGGACCATCCACCGTGCCCGGCGCTGCCAGATTGGCCATCCAGACCCACGGCACGAAGCCAAGGCCGTGATGGGTGCTGCGCGTAGCGTCAAGGCGGGTGGGCAACCCGGCATCGACACGCTGGGGCACATAAACGTGGCAGTCAGCCCGGTCCCACACGCGCAGCCACCAGAAAATGGTAGTGGCGTCATCTGTGGCGATGGGCCAGCCCTGCCCTGCCAGCGTGGCGCCCGTTACCTTGAAGCACTCGGTCACCGAGGCAAGCAGGCCCGCACCATCCCATTGCGGAGTGAGGTAACGGGTGTCATGCACCTGCACGCGCAGGCGGCGGGCCACGGCTTCGACCAGCACGGCAACCGATCCGGTTGCGCCGCGCGTGGCGGCATCGAGCATGAGGGCTGGCAAGGCGGTCTCCGCCCCAAGCTGCGCCAGAATGCCAGGCAGCGCGGGATCGGTGGCAACCGTGGCGGGCCAGTGGCTGGCGCCAAACAGGAGGGATACCGCATCATCCACCACCGCGCGGCACATATTGGTGCGTACCGACGGGCGGCGCTGGCCAAGCGGTATGTATTCGCCTGCGCCATTATATTCGGTGCCAAAAGGGTTGGGTATGGCATCGTATTGCGTACCCTCGAGCACACGCGCGAGCGCGGCAAGCGCATGGGCCCGTGCGGGCAGGTCCGGGTCACGGGGGTATGTGCGCTTGAGTTCCTGCCAGTCCATGAGTGGCTTATCTCCGGCATAGGGTGAGCCTGCGCTGTCATGTCTGCCCATGAACGGGGCAGAACCATCATTCAGGCAGTAAAAAAATCTACTACGTATTATAAAGACTGTTCCTGACAGTATTCAGGAATGTGCCGGTCCCGCACGATACCCGATGCAGCACACACGCGCCGCGCAGGGTCTGGATATTGGGGCAGGCAGAGGCCCTTGGCCGAAGGGCGCGCGCATGACCCTAGCGCCCGAGGTTGAAACGCGTGGGGGCCCAGCGCGCGGGGGCTGCAGGCGGCACGGACAGCATGAGGTCGGTCAGCGCCCAGACCAGCGCATCCGCCCGGTCGGGGGAATGGGGGCCGTGATAGCCACTGGCTGAAAACTGACAGAGCTGTTCCTCCAGTTCCGGATAAGTACCATGATGGATCACACGCCCCTGTTCGTACAACGCCGCCACCGGCTCGGCCCGCGCCGCCTTGCCCCGGCTGGCGGTGACCATGCGCAGGGCCGCATTCGGGTTCAGCCCGCGCAGGGTGGCCTCAACCAGTGCGCCGCCAAAATTATGTTCGGCCACAATGCGCTCGGCTGCCCAGTCCGCCTGGGCCTGCAGGGCAGTCCGCGCCCAGCCCGCAGGCGTATCGCGGCGCGACAGGTCGGCCAGCACATGGCCACACCCCGCACCATCCACCCCGCACACGATGATGCCGATTTCATCAGAGCGGATATCCTCCGGCCCGGAACAGCCTGACGGGTCAACCGCCACCACAATGCGCCGCATCTGCGTGCTTACAGCACGGCGGGTTGCGGGCGTTATTGCGGCGTCACGACGAAAATCCTCCAGGCGCCACAGGGCGCCATCGACAGCCTGCTGGTATTCCCCCTCTACAAAGCGCCGGCGTTCACGCTCCGGCAGGGCCGCGAGTTGCGCCAGATACTCCGCCGAGAGATTGGCCCGGTTGCCCTCGGGGTTGAGTTGCATGGTGGCGTAGCGTGTGGGGTCTGGCAGGGGCTGGCCCGATGAAGGCTCGATACCGGCTTCAAAGACACGGTAAAGCCAGTGCGCGGTGGTGGGAGGATTGGCATCGATATATTCCTTCAGCGCCAGGGGCGATTTCTGCGCCAGTCGTGTGAGCAGCATGTTGCGCGCGCCATAAGTGACCTGACTGGCTTCATTGAGATAGACGGTGGCGAATTCCAGCCCCAGTATCTTTTCAGTCCGTTCCTCATCATCCAGCCCGCCAAACATGATGAGCGAGCCATTGGGCAGTGTCACGCTCCAGTCGGTGCGCGAGAGTTGCCACGGCACGGCGGGAAAGCACCGGCGCATGACGGTGGGAAACGTGTCGGCCACGATGGTGGCCCGCAAAGCATTGAACCTGTGGCGGAATATGCCGTGGCGCGTGCCCGCCGCCCGGAGTGCCCGAATGACCAGCGCGCGCACCAGCACGAATGTCTTGCCCGAACGCGCCCCGCCCCGCAGCAGGATGTGGGTGGCCCCGCCCCCCAGCAGCCGGTTGGCGGCATGCTGGTCGGGTGTGAGGCTAAAGGGCTGCGTCATCAGTGGTGATGGTAATGGCAATGCCGCCTGCCCCCTCGCCCCGCGTGGCGGAAACAGGCGGGCGCAGGCGCGTTGCAACCCACATGCGCGCCTCCATGCGCAGCTTTATGGCCGGTACGTCCTCGCGGCCCGTGGCGCGGTCGGCAATGGCTATGATCTCCTCGGCCAGTGTGTCGGCCGCGGCTTCACGCGCGGTATCATAAAGTGCACGAAAAGCCAGGTTATCGCGCAGCCAGCGCAATATGGTGGCGCGGTGCGGCAGGGCCGGATCAGCACAGATGGCGCGCAGGCTCTGCCCATCAGCCAGCCGCAGGCATATCTCATCGGCCAGCCTGCGGCTATAGGTGCTGCGCCGCGTGCCCGTGGCGGCCTGTTCGGGCATGCTGTTTCTCCGTAAATGCACAACGCCCGGAAACCGCGGAAGCGGCGCCGGGCGTGGGTCTGTCATGATAGGATCTTTATGCTGAAAAACCGCGCAGGCAGCAAATACAGTTTCCAGAAAACCTTATCGGAACATGATGGCGTGCGTGCTGCTGCACGTTTATGCATAATGTGGGCTGTTATTGTGCTGCGCTGGATGGTTTTCGCTGATGTGTTGCCTGTATTTATGCCTTTCCGGGACGGGTCTCGTCCGGGCGGGGTGGATACAGAACTGTCAGGATATGTTTCTTATACTTAGAAACCGTGCAGGCAACAATTTACCTGTGCGGCACAAAAACATATTAACAGAAGACACCCCTCCCGCCTGAAAAATGCAGTGAGGTGCGGGACTGCAACCCTGATGCAGACTCAACCTTCCGGCACACCCTGCAGGAGCGTATCAAACGTCACGCGCCCATTGTCATAGTCCCGCTGGCAGTATTGAAACCCGGTGAGGGCATGAATGAGTTCCACCGGAATATCGAAGTAGAAATCGATCATATCCGGCAGGTAGCCACTATCGGCCTCTTCCTTCCGCATGGCCGTGACAATGGTGGCAAGCTGCGCAGGCGGCGTGCCGGTCATGTGCAGGTCATGCGGGCCGCCTGGCTGCGCGCGGGTGCGCGACGTGCCAACATGGCGCACAGTCCATAGCTGTGCGCCGTTGGCATGGCCGGTGGCTTGCGTCACGTAATCCGGTTCATCGACAAAGAGGGACAGGACTGTGCACCCAGCCGCATAGGTCTCCATATGAGTGGCATGATGAAGGGCTGCGGCGGGGTCATTGAACCATACAACCGTCCATCCATCAGGCAGGCTGGCAATGGCGGCGGGTGCCGGGTTGTCTCCCTCTGGCCTGCCGGTCTCACTCAGGTGCATGCGGTGCAGTATGGCCTCCCGCTCGAGGCCGTGGAACAGGAACAGGCCCACCTTGTAGCCAACCGGGCGTGGCGGGCAGCTTTCGCGTATCCACGGACGCAGGCGGATGGGCGGAAATATATCCTGCGTGCCTTCCGCCATTTCAAGCGGCGCGAATGTGACCCTGCCGTTGGTTATGGTGTAGGGATAGACGAAATTCGCCGCCGTGCCATCGCGATGCGTGCACATGAGCACGGCAGCCTCGGCCTGCTTGCCGCTACCGGGCAGCAGCACGGTGCAGTTGGCCGCCACGACCGCCGCGCGCTGGTAACTGCGGCCTACCCTTTCGCGCAGGGCCTGCTTGAGATGGTCGAGCTGGGCGTTGCCATCCTTTTTGTCCGGCATGGGCTCATCATGCAGTTCAATGTCGCCACGATAGGGCTCGCGCGCCATCAATGCGCCGAAGGGAGCGAAAACCCCATCGCGCCTCAGCCTGGCCTCCACTTCCGGCATGATGAAATCGACAAGGGCTGTAAAGTCCTGCTGTGGCGTGCTGAGCCAGTAGGGTCGATCCGCGTTATCCCCGCCTTCGTGCTGATCCATTACGCC contains:
- a CDS encoding IS5 family transposase — protein: MTPARKPYPSDVSDEEWSLVVPYLVLMREDAHQRHHALRELFNGLHYVIRYGIAWRAMPNDLPPWSAVYQQSRRWMEAGCFDALVSDLRAVLRIASGRRAEPTAAIIDSRTLRSTPESGSRAGYDGAKRKRGSKLHMAVDTLGYLLALHVTPASRDDRAEVGRLAAAIQDATDESVELAYVDQGYTGKKPARAARAQGIALEVVRLSEAKRGFVLLPRRWVVERSFAWATRCRRLVKDYERYASTLASLHVIAFACFMLRNAAMLAQGA
- a CDS encoding portal protein, giving the protein MDWQELKRTYPRDPDLPARAHALAALARVLEGTQYDAIPNPFGTEYNGAGEYIPLGQRRPSVRTNMCRAVVDDAVSLLFGASHWPATVATDPALPGILAQLGAETALPALMLDAATRGATGSVAVLVEAVARRLRVQVHDTRYLTPQWDGAGLLASVTECFKVTGATLAGQGWPIATDDATTIFWWLRVWDRADCHVYVPQRVDAGLPTRLDATRSTHHGLGFVPWVWMANLAAPGTVDGPCTFAPAIDTVIECDYLLSQSGRGLKYSADPRLVIRAGPDPYADGTSASTGGASAALTLPLDGDAKLLEINGDAAGAMRDHYRELRASVMEQIHGNRAQADRLAAPTSGRAMEMLYQPLLWLVDRMRLSYGEYGLLALYRMVCAFSHVLEGGVQIGGQDYTRLDATGLALQWPPYFADTEAELAQLAQGLGAAVQGGFLSRQTACAIFATRASGPAPHAEWARLNAADPN
- a CDS encoding phage terminase large subunit; this translates as MTQPFSLTPDQHAANRLLGGGATHILLRGGARSGKTFVLVRALVIRALRAAGTRHGIFRHRFNALRATIVADTFPTVMRRCFPAVPWQLSRTDWSVTLPNGSLIMFGGLDDEERTEKILGLEFATVYLNEASQVTYGARNMLLTRLAQKSPLALKEYIDANPPTTAHWLYRVFEAGIEPSSGQPLPDPTRYATMQLNPEGNRANLSAEYLAQLAALPERERRRFVEGEYQQAVDGALWRLEDFRRDAAITPATRRAVSTQMRRIVVAVDPSGCSGPEDIRSDEIGIIVCGVDGAGCGHVLADLSRRDTPAGWARTALQAQADWAAERIVAEHNFGGALVEATLRGLNPNAALRMVTASRGKAARAEPVAALYEQGRVIHHGTYPELEEQLCQFSASGYHGPHSPDRADALVWALTDLMLSVPPAAPARWAPTRFNLGR
- a CDS encoding terminase small subunit, with amino-acid sequence MPEQAATGTRRSTYSRRLADEICLRLADGQSLRAICADPALPHRATILRWLRDNLAFRALYDTAREAAADTLAEEIIAIADRATGREDVPAIKLRMEARMWVATRLRPPVSATRGEGAGGIAITITTDDAAL